The window CAGGGTTGATGATATCAAAAGTCTCTCCGGATGCAGACGGAACGAATTCGCCGTTGATATAAAGCTTATAGGGTTCCTTCTTAACATAATCATACGGGTTCATCGCCTGTGCCCCTTTCGAAACTGTTCTTAGTGATCACGTGCCGCAATCAAACCGAAGCCGGTCTGGTTGGCGCCGCAGTACATCTCGTGAGAGATATCAAACTCCAAACTGCCGGATGCGTCCATCCTGATCCCACCCAGTTCCCTTGCCAACCTCAGTTCCCCGCCTCCAACCGGCGTGAGCGGCGGAAGGACTATCTTCTTCTCGATACTCCCCGCACTCACTATGGCATCGGCCTCTTCCACGCTGTCCAGCAGGGCAATGGCATCCCCTTCAGGTCCACCCATCTCATAGGCAATGATCACCGCCTTGATGCCCACTTCTTCACATGCCTTGACTGTCTGCATCGCCTCAATTGCCGAGTTGCCGCCTCCTTCCCATGTTATGATGGCGCCCTGGGCATCCAGTTCCTTGGCCAGTTTGGCTGCATATTGTGCAGAACGAAGCTTCTCGTAGAATGTATAGTTATGTCCCCGGGCAATAACCACTCCGGCGAAATTGTGGTTGATCCCGTGCCCTTTGTATAGCTCCAACACCACAGGGTTGTTACAGTGTAGATAGGTCGGTGTCTTGAAACAGGCATAGGCATAGTTCCCGCTGACCAGGCCACCGTCAATCATCTCATTGGGGTTGATCACTGTAGGCAAGTTGTCGTACATATCCTTGCCATAGCAATATGTATGGGCATATGTTCCTTGCGATTGATACTGGTGGATATAGACTACATTCGGAAGATCACTTCGCCTGTTCTCAGTACTGAAAACATCCATCACATCGGGTGTTAAGCTCCGGACGGTTTCCGCCAGGTATTTCGATACCTTGATGCCCGCCAGGCGAACAGCGACATCATACTCCATATCTGACCTGCCTTCAGCCAGTTCAAAGGAGAGGACGATGTTGATCGTCTTGTGGAATGGACTGTAGTATTTTCCGGGCCCAACCATATCGATTATTCCTTCTCGGGGTATCAGCAATCCCCCAGCATCCCAGGGCAGTTCCGCGCTTTCCATCACTGCGACTCCACTTAGCCGATGCGTTGTCCCTCTCCCAACTGTTATGGGGGCGGACATGAACCCCGGAAAGGATTCCAGCCCACTGTCTAGTTTGATTCGTGGCTCAATAACATCAAGGACATGAATGATCCTTTTTCGCTCCCCTGGTTTTACGATGTCTACTCGCACACCAGCGAGATTGCCGTCCTGCACAACCAGGTCCTTGATCTCCTGTTCATTGAGCCTAAGAACACCGTCCGCGAATGCCGTTTCACTATCGAACACAACGTCTTCTACTTCGAAAGCGCCTAGATTCAGCTTCATAAGGCCCTTCCTCCTCTCAATGCCTTAGTCGTTTCATGCAGAGAATACTGTCGGCTTTTCGACTTCGGTACACAAGGCATCAAGTGCGGCCCTTACAAGCTTCCTCCTATACTCGATTTCTCGTTCCCATGGAAGAGAAGCATTACTGCACGTATAAGGAATACGACCGCCAATAACAATCCTGCTCGCTCCAACTGCTTCTGCAATTGAGCTCATCGCTGTAATACATGCCGCAGGTATTCCGGCTTTTTCTATTTCCTTGGTTAGCGTTGCACCGCAACGCGTGCCAGTCGCTCAGGTGGAGGGGATGAGAACGCCATCCACCTTTGCCTCCAGCAGTTCCCTGGCAATTTCCTCACCGAATCTCATGCTTCTATCAACCGGTGTACCGTTGCCCACAGTAGCGTAGTAGATATCATGCAGTTTACCAATATATCCTTCTCTTTCGAAATACCTCAAAGCGTCCACAGGCAGAACCCTATCTGGGTCCTCGTTGGCGAAACTGGCATCAAACCCTCCGTGAACGGCTTCATACTGTCCCTTTTCTAGATCGGTGATCCCCCTTAAGGAATATGACGCCCAGTTCGTTGCATTGGCATGCCTAATCCTATCCGGATTCCCAAAGGGGACAATTCCCGCTTCAGTCACCAAGGCGATGGTTGCTTGTGAAAGATCCTTGATCGGTTTGGCGGGCGCCACTTCCTCATATTTCTCTACTACCACCTCTGTCTTGAAGGGCTCGCCTTTCAGTTTCTTCTGCAGCATCTGCACGGCCCTCACGGCTGCAGGCTCATCTACTATCTGGTTAAGCCGTTTGCCGCGAGGGATATGGCCTTCCTCCTCGGCCGACAGAATCTCCTCGCCATTCATTATCTTTTTTCCCAACCTCGCCATATTGCGTATGGCGTCTTTCATGCCGGCTGCCGAGGCTGCCGCAGCTACGATGAGCAGGTCCTTCCTATAGATCTCCACTGCAGGGTTTTCAGGGTGCATGGCCGTAATCACGGGGATGCTGAGACGCTTGGCGACACTAGTACAGATCCCGCCGCAAGCCAGCCCATATCGTCCAGCATTGAAAGCTGGCCCTGCTGCCAGCAGATCCACACCCTTCTCACCAATTGCCTTGCAGACCTCATCAATAACTTGCTCACTATTCTCGCTATAGTAGTTATCACCGCAGATGATGGTTATCACGATCTCGTAGCCATCGCCCAGTTCTCTTTGCAGCGCTATGCCCGGCCCAATATGCCCTTCTTTGATCGTAAGCGGCGTACCAGCAGCATCTTCACCGCCAATTCCGCCGTAAAACTGGTTGATATAGTGAGCTATTCGTTTCGTCATATGGCTTTCTACCTCCGTTGCACGTTCTATGCCGGCAGCAATGGTTTCAGTCCTCTGCATTTCGCCTACATCTGCTTGCGCCCCAGTTCCAGGGCTAGGGCCACCTTTGCTATGAACTCGCCATGCAGCCTGCCCAGGTTCTTTTCGTAATCGTGCACCGGACGCATCGCCTCTCCTCCACCAACTGCGCAACTCGCTCCGTACTGGGTCCCGCCGACAACAACATCGATCTGTCTCATTTCGAATATGTCATGCCGGTTCGGCATTGGAACAACCACCATTCCAAAGTGCATCAGTGTAGTTTGCATCCCTCTGATGGTTTCTTCAGCTCCACCATTCTGGCTTGCGGTTGAGGTAAAGGCGGCCCCAACCTTGCCGATCAGATCCCCGTTCAGCCACGGCGGAGCGGCGGTATGGTCCAGATAGTCCTGAAGCTGTGATGACATCCTGCCAAAATGCGTTGGAGCGCCCAGTATTATGGCATCTGCTTCCAGGATAGGTTCCGCGTCTCCCCACTGAGCCACTGGAATATGATCAAAACGTTCGCTCTCCGAACCCAATCTGGTCAAAGTCTCTTCGTCAAA is drawn from Clostridia bacterium and contains these coding sequences:
- a CDS encoding glycine/sarcosine/betaine reductase component B subunit, producing MKLNLGAFEVEDVVFDSETAFADGVLRLNEQEIKDLVVQDGNLAGVRVDIVKPGERKRIIHVLDVIEPRIKLDSGLESFPGFMSAPITVGRGTTHRLSGVAVMESAELPWDAGGLLIPREGIIDMVGPGKYYSPFHKTINIVLSFELAEGRSDMEYDVAVRLAGIKVSKYLAETVRSLTPDVMDVFSTENRRSDLPNVVYIHQYQSQGTYAHTYCYGKDMYDNLPTVINPNEMIDGGLVSGNYAYACFKTPTYLHCNNPVVLELYKGHGINHNFAGVVIARGHNYTFYEKLRSAQYAAKLAKELDAQGAIITWEGGGNSAIEAMQTVKACEEVGIKAVIIAYEMGGPEGDAIALLDSVEEADAIVSAGSIEKKIVLPPLTPVGGGELRLARELGGIRMDASGSLEFDISHEMYCGANQTGFGLIAARDH
- a CDS encoding glycine/betaine/sarcosine/D-proline family reductase selenoprotein B, whose amino-acid sequence is MTKRIAHYINQFYGGIGGEDAAGTPLTIKEGHIGPGIALQRELGDGYEIVITIICGDNYYSENSEQVIDEVCKAIGEKGVDLLAAGPAFNAGRYGLACGGICTSVAKRLSIPVITAMHPENPAVEIYRKDLLIVAAAASAAGMKDAIRNMARLGKKIMNGEEILSAEEEGHIPRGKRLNQIVDEPAAVRAVQMLQKKLKGEPFKTEVVVEKYEEVAPAKPIKDLSQATIALVTEAGIVPFGNPDRIRHANATNWASYSLRGITDLEKGQYEAVHGGFDASFANEDPDRVLPVDALRYFEREGYIGKLHDIYYATVGNGTPVDRSMRFGEEIARELLEAKVDGVLIPSTUATGTRCGATLTKEIEKAGIPAACITAMSSIAEAVGASRIVIGGRIPYTCSNASLPWEREIEYRRKLVRAALDALCTEVEKPTVFSA
- the wrbA gene encoding NAD(P)H:quinone oxidoreductase gives rise to the protein MRAHIIFHSIGGHTYDLAEAIAEGVRRVPGCEASLYRVPETFDEETLTRLGSESERFDHIPVAQWGDAEPILEADAIILGAPTHFGRMSSQLQDYLDHTAAPPWLNGDLIGKVGAAFTSTASQNGGAEETIRGMQTTLMHFGMVVVPMPNRHDIFEMRQIDVVVGGTQYGASCAVGGGEAMRPVHDYEKNLGRLHGEFIAKVALALELGRKQM